The Candidatus Cloacimonas sp. genome contains a region encoding:
- the dusB gene encoding tRNA dihydrouridine synthase DusB, protein MTIDLFSQPLLYLAPLAGFSEPPFRQICKQWGAEVLVSEMVSADGLIRNAAKTLQYTVFEESERPFGIQIFGSDPRIMAQAAESLLPLKPDFIDINMGCPVKKVIRRGAGSALMKNPSLAEKIVKEVKKALQNCLPLSVKFRSGWDLRNLNYLDFGLMLQDSGADFLCLHPRTAVQMFSGISNWEHIKILKQNVSIPVIGNGDIKTPEDALNMQTETNCDGLMIGRGALGKPWLFAQCRQFLQTGTYNPITKQDILNTIILQIDKTLHYKQEYIAIRELRSQLCHYTKGILGGPELRNEINHAESTTALKEIFLKGLPL, encoded by the coding sequence ATGACCATTGACTTATTTTCTCAACCCTTACTTTATTTAGCTCCTTTAGCTGGATTTTCCGAACCTCCTTTTCGTCAAATTTGTAAACAGTGGGGGGCTGAGGTCTTAGTAAGCGAAATGGTTAGCGCCGATGGCTTAATCAGAAACGCGGCTAAAACTTTACAATATACTGTGTTTGAGGAATCAGAACGGCCTTTTGGCATCCAGATTTTTGGCAGTGATCCCAGAATAATGGCACAAGCCGCTGAATCTTTACTACCTCTAAAACCCGATTTTATCGATATTAATATGGGCTGCCCAGTGAAAAAAGTAATTAGAAGAGGAGCTGGTTCGGCGTTAATGAAAAATCCTTCCCTGGCAGAAAAAATAGTGAAAGAAGTGAAAAAGGCACTGCAAAATTGCCTGCCCCTAAGCGTTAAATTTCGCAGTGGTTGGGATTTGCGGAATCTGAATTATCTTGATTTTGGGTTAATGTTGCAAGATAGTGGAGCCGATTTTCTGTGTTTGCATCCAAGAACGGCAGTTCAAATGTTTTCTGGAATTAGCAATTGGGAACATATTAAAATCTTGAAACAGAATGTATCTATTCCAGTTATCGGCAATGGAGACATAAAAACACCGGAAGATGCCTTAAATATGCAAACGGAAACAAATTGTGACGGCTTGATGATTGGCAGAGGAGCATTAGGAAAACCCTGGCTTTTTGCCCAATGCCGGCAATTTTTACAAACGGGAACCTATAATCCCATAACCAAACAAGATATACTTAACACCATTATTTTGCAAATAGATAAAACCCTTCACTATAAACAAGAATACATTGCCATTCGGGAATTGCGCTCTCAACTTTGCCATTATACCAAAGGAATTTTAGGGGGGCCTGAATTGCGTAATGAAATCAATCACGCTGAAAGCACTACAGCACTTAAAGAGATATTTCTGAAAGGTCTTCCATTATAA
- a CDS encoding HD domain-containing phosphohydrolase, whose product MKYEFSHNYEINKMLNSVVENITNLAEEQLMHIKRLTRIGEALSSETDLDKIFDMILEEGISFTRADAATIYKVNEDATKLEFEIVYNATLNLRKGGTRGPINWKSIDLYNEDGTPVTNKIVTNVYHNKHSLCFDDVYEADGYDVSGTIKTDKENNYRCKSMLTIPLKNHEDRVLGVIQFINAQDEEGNIISFTEEHKAMLSSLSSQAAIALSNKKLIQDLEELLNQFIRSIAGAIERKSKYSSNHITRVALLTEMIANKINEAGDKYFPGRKFSENELKELSMAGWMHDVGKIVTPEAIMDKSTKLETICDRIELVKLRLEKLDLFLSYLQIKLSEADFALFIRQHIDPELEPKEFHNYLTQTIEFLIDVNVGKEFVDKADLARVEKLGKIDFEYEGKRYFIFTDDEKKNMMISGRGTFTPEEMKIMQDHVAITWEMLSQLTFPKKYENVAFYASTHHEMLNGKGYPKGYSAEQLPLQSRILAVADVFEALTAADRPYKKAKTLTESLTIIGFMVKDGQLDKDLVDFFLESGLYLDYAKRFMYKENIDEVDINAIKAKYATQ is encoded by the coding sequence ATGAAATACGAATTCAGCCATAATTATGAAATCAATAAAATGTTAAATAGCGTAGTGGAAAATATCACCAATTTGGCAGAAGAACAATTAATGCACATCAAACGTTTAACTCGCATTGGGGAAGCACTTTCTTCCGAAACGGACTTGGATAAAATTTTCGATATGATTTTGGAAGAAGGAATTTCTTTTACCAGAGCAGATGCAGCAACGATTTATAAAGTAAACGAGGATGCCACCAAACTGGAATTTGAAATTGTTTATAACGCTACTTTGAACTTAAGGAAAGGCGGAACAAGAGGTCCTATCAATTGGAAAAGCATTGATCTTTACAATGAAGATGGAACGCCTGTTACCAATAAAATAGTGACCAATGTTTATCATAACAAGCACAGTTTGTGTTTTGACGATGTTTATGAAGCTGACGGCTATGATGTAAGTGGTACCATCAAAACCGACAAGGAAAATAACTACCGCTGTAAATCAATGTTAACGATACCTTTGAAGAACCATGAGGATAGGGTTTTGGGCGTAATTCAATTCATTAATGCCCAGGATGAAGAGGGAAACATAATTTCCTTTACCGAAGAACACAAGGCAATGCTTTCTTCCCTTTCCTCACAAGCTGCCATTGCTTTATCCAATAAAAAGTTAATTCAGGACTTGGAAGAATTATTGAATCAATTTATTCGTTCCATTGCCGGAGCAATTGAAAGAAAATCAAAATATTCTTCCAATCATATCACCCGCGTAGCTTTATTAACGGAAATGATCGCCAATAAGATCAATGAAGCGGGAGATAAATATTTTCCAGGACGCAAGTTTAGTGAAAATGAACTGAAAGAACTTTCAATGGCTGGCTGGATGCATGATGTAGGTAAAATTGTAACTCCCGAAGCAATAATGGATAAAAGCACAAAATTGGAAACAATTTGTGATCGCATTGAATTGGTAAAATTGCGTTTGGAAAAATTGGATTTGTTTTTATCTTACCTGCAAATAAAATTAAGCGAAGCGGATTTTGCTCTTTTTATACGGCAGCATATTGATCCCGAGCTTGAACCCAAGGAGTTTCACAACTATCTTACCCAGACCATTGAGTTTCTTATCGATGTGAATGTAGGCAAAGAATTTGTGGATAAAGCCGATTTGGCAAGAGTGGAAAAGCTGGGAAAAATAGATTTTGAATATGAAGGCAAGCGTTATTTCATTTTTACGGACGACGAGAAAAAGAATATGATGATTAGTGGCAGAGGAACTTTTACCCCAGAAGAAATGAAAATAATGCAAGACCATGTTGCCATTACTTGGGAAATGCTTTCTCAACTTACTTTCCCCAAGAAATACGAAAATGTGGCTTTTTATGCTTCCACTCACCATGAAATGCTGAATGGTAAGGGCTATCCCAAGGGCTATTCTGCCGAACAATTACCTTTACAATCCCGCATTTTAGCTGTGGCAGATGTTTTTGAAGCATTAACCGCTGCCGACAGACCCTATAAAAAAGCCAAGACCTTAACGGAATCACTTACCATTATTGGTTTTATGGTTAAAGATGGCCAACTGGATAAAGACCTGGTGGATTTCTTTTTAGAGAGCGGATTATATTTGGATTATGCCAAACGCTTTATGTATAAAGAAAATATAGACGAAGTGGATATCAACGCCATAAAAGCAAAATATGCTACGCAATGA
- the trmB gene encoding tRNA (guanosine(46)-N7)-methyltransferase TrmB, with protein MISDRDYFVIEPQCDSHKQLLCLNPQDIFHNSQPLLLEIGSGKGEFISRFSLLHPEYNFIGLEAAEKRINNTLKKLNPEQNKNVRLLHIYVDAKINQLFPPESISGVFIQYPDPWPKRKHHKRRLIQQNFLSSLSLILKPMAPVQITTDNSDYATWIVDEFLMHSAFISVYEEPLMKHSPFESHIITWYETEQRNQGFEPQYMLFKRIQE; from the coding sequence ATGATTTCTGATCGAGATTATTTTGTAATTGAGCCCCAATGCGATTCGCACAAACAATTGTTATGCCTCAATCCCCAAGATATATTTCATAATTCCCAGCCCCTTTTATTGGAAATCGGTTCTGGCAAAGGTGAATTTATTTCTCGCTTTTCCTTATTGCATCCGGAGTATAATTTCATCGGTCTGGAAGCGGCAGAAAAAAGAATAAACAACACTTTAAAAAAGCTAAATCCCGAGCAGAATAAAAATGTGCGATTACTGCATATATATGTAGATGCCAAGATCAACCAACTTTTCCCTCCGGAATCTATTTCCGGGGTCTTTATACAGTATCCTGATCCCTGGCCCAAACGGAAGCATCATAAACGGCGTCTTATTCAACAGAATTTTTTAAGCTCTCTCTCGCTTATCTTAAAACCAATGGCACCGGTTCAAATTACAACGGATAATAGTGATTATGCCACTTGGATTGTAGATGAATTTTTAATGCACTCTGCCTTTATCTCCGTTTACGAAGAACCGCTTATGAAACATTCACCTTTTGAAAGTCACATAATAACTTGGTATGAAACCGAGCAGAGAAATCAGGGTTTTGAACCTCAATATATGCTTTTTAAACGCATACAGGAGTAA
- the ftsY gene encoding signal recognition particle-docking protein FtsY gives MLNIVKNLKEKLSKTNSSFMGKLNDAVKKRKVLDEDMISEIEEILLRSDTGIELTDLILERFQKMLKKDKVTDPEIAQIYLNDVMRDILLAEDENNPDFFVDPPVKPYVILFVGVNGTGKTTTIGKVAYKFSQMGKKVLIVAGDTFRAAAIEQIAIWAERAGVSIVRSQPDSDPAAIIYDGIKSALAHNYDVVLIDTAGRQHTKDNLMRELSKIDRTIKKLIPEAPNEVILVIDATTGQNAISQANNFDKAIHLTGIALTKYDGTSKGGIIFNLKHNLKLPVKLLGVGEGIEDLMPFKAVPFVKAFFEE, from the coding sequence TTGCTGAATATAGTTAAAAATCTGAAGGAGAAACTCTCCAAAACCAATAGCAGTTTTATGGGCAAACTAAATGATGCCGTAAAAAAAAGAAAGGTTTTAGATGAGGATATGATCTCTGAGATTGAAGAAATATTACTTCGCTCCGATACTGGAATTGAATTAACCGATCTAATCCTCGAACGCTTTCAAAAAATGCTGAAAAAAGATAAAGTTACAGACCCTGAAATTGCTCAGATTTATCTTAACGATGTAATGCGAGATATATTGCTCGCTGAAGATGAAAATAATCCCGATTTTTTTGTTGATCCACCGGTTAAACCTTATGTAATTCTGTTTGTGGGTGTAAATGGAACAGGAAAAACTACTACTATCGGAAAAGTTGCCTACAAATTTTCCCAAATGGGAAAGAAGGTCTTAATCGTTGCCGGAGATACTTTTCGCGCCGCAGCAATTGAACAAATTGCTATTTGGGCAGAAAGAGCCGGAGTTTCCATTGTTCGTTCTCAACCCGATAGCGATCCTGCAGCCATAATTTATGACGGAATAAAATCTGCCCTTGCACATAATTATGATGTTGTTTTAATCGATACCGCCGGCAGGCAACATACAAAAGATAATTTAATGCGAGAACTAAGCAAAATTGATCGCACTATAAAAAAACTAATTCCTGAAGCCCCTAATGAAGTTATCTTAGTAATAGACGCTACAACCGGACAAAATGCCATTTCCCAAGCCAATAATTTTGATAAAGCAATTCATTTAACTGGTATTGCTTTAACTAAATATGACGGAACCTCCAAAGGAGGAATAATTTTTAACTTGAAACATAACTTAAAACTACCAGTAAAACTATTGGGCGTGGGAGAAGGAATTGAGGACTTAATGCCTTTCAAAGCCGTTCCTTTCGTTAAAGCTTTCTTTGAAGAATAG
- a CDS encoding DUF3467 domain-containing protein: MATQPPQNQLQIKIDEKVGEGTYANFFVITNSPSEFIMDCGRVLPGIPDARIYTRVLMTPSHAKQLMQILEKNIESYENQFGEIKIYGQQDNKPVGFHPETK; the protein is encoded by the coding sequence ATGGCTACTCAACCTCCTCAAAACCAATTGCAGATCAAGATCGATGAAAAGGTCGGCGAAGGAACTTATGCTAATTTCTTTGTTATCACTAATTCTCCTTCCGAGTTTATTATGGATTGCGGTCGCGTTCTACCCGGAATTCCCGATGCCAGAATTTATACAAGAGTTCTGATGACTCCCTCGCATGCAAAACAACTGATGCAAATTCTGGAAAAGAACATTGAATCATACGAAAACCAATTTGGCGAAATTAAAATTTATGGCCAACAGGATAACAAACCAGTTGGCTTTCATCCGGAAACAAAATAG
- a CDS encoding phosphoglycerate kinase — translation MSKIANMLDADLRNRICLVRMDHNVVKNGVIKDTMRIDATIPTLLHIYRKGGLPILMTHIGRPFDKKTGSINISDGDSVVPIVQYLKQKFQLEGLIPDCIPQDNVGITNLNPIGKAVESLKKGETDFVYLPNTRWFKGEETKDDATDLLAKGLAKFADVYINDAFGSWQAHSTTYNIAKYLPAYAGLLLQKEISNLNKVFEPKHPFVAIVAGAKFDTKIGPLSSLIKIADKLILGGVLYNAYLCCKYNIQIEGVTPEDIKSAGQFLSESKDYLAKIVELPIIVENEGMEIRQNTAKHNVQLLPAGTNLNYILDIAEDNFAQENIKNVFLEAGTIFVNAVMGYSTLYPEGTMAMYSLINQCKQANKLFGGGDTIQDFKEYLPGIFAKAQNDPSYYFFTGGGAILDAIQQGSPYGMKPVQALLKE, via the coding sequence ATGAGCAAAATTGCTAATATGTTGGATGCCGATTTAAGAAATAGAATCTGTTTAGTCAGAATGGACCATAATGTAGTGAAAAATGGCGTCATTAAAGACACAATGCGCATTGATGCTACCATTCCTACTTTACTGCATATTTATCGAAAAGGTGGGCTACCTATTCTGATGACACATATAGGCAGGCCATTTGATAAAAAAACAGGTTCAATTAACATTTCAGACGGAGATTCAGTTGTTCCAATCGTGCAGTATCTAAAACAAAAATTTCAGCTGGAAGGATTAATTCCTGATTGCATACCCCAAGATAATGTTGGGATTACAAATTTAAATCCGATTGGTAAAGCCGTTGAATCACTTAAAAAAGGAGAAACTGACTTCGTTTATCTTCCCAATACACGTTGGTTTAAAGGTGAAGAAACAAAAGACGATGCCACAGACCTATTGGCAAAGGGCTTAGCTAAATTTGCCGATGTTTATATTAATGATGCGTTTGGTTCTTGGCAAGCACATAGCACTACTTATAATATTGCAAAATATCTTCCGGCTTATGCGGGTTTACTTTTGCAGAAAGAAATTAGCAATCTCAATAAGGTCTTCGAGCCCAAACATCCTTTTGTGGCAATTGTTGCAGGAGCCAAATTTGATACTAAAATAGGGCCTCTTTCTTCGTTAATTAAGATTGCTGACAAGCTAATCTTGGGTGGAGTTCTGTATAATGCTTATCTTTGCTGCAAATATAATATTCAAATTGAAGGTGTTACACCAGAAGATATTAAATCAGCAGGCCAATTCTTAAGCGAGAGCAAAGATTATTTAGCTAAAATTGTAGAACTGCCAATAATAGTAGAAAATGAGGGAATGGAAATTAGACAGAATACGGCAAAGCATAATGTTCAATTATTGCCAGCGGGAACTAACTTGAACTACATCTTGGATATAGCCGAAGATAACTTTGCCCAGGAAAATATAAAAAATGTTTTCCTGGAAGCAGGAACTATTTTTGTAAATGCTGTGATGGGTTATTCCACTTTATATCCGGAAGGCACAATGGCTATGTATTCACTGATCAATCAATGCAAGCAGGCAAATAAACTCTTTGGTGGGGGAGATACCATTCAGGATTTTAAAGAATATCTGCCAGGTATCTTTGCCAAGGCACAAAATGACCCCTCTTACTATTTCTTTACTGGTGGGGGTGCAATTCTTGATGCCATTCAACAGGGCTCACCTTATGGAATGAAGCCAGTGCAGGCATTGTTAAAAGAATAG